One window of the Pelmatolapia mariae isolate MD_Pm_ZW linkage group LG15, Pm_UMD_F_2, whole genome shotgun sequence genome contains the following:
- the LOC134643505 gene encoding probable serine/threonine-protein kinase kinX, whose protein sequence is MTEAAEARTSTTTTMVLDHKNGDAGAPPMRVLKKSFTDDFYSTFSSPLAWILVLALIITWSCVFVIMFDLMDYKTISGGLSKISSDPMKAVNDAVDESSNIITGIVKFAANLIAPDDDEVIGMQAQKQPPMAEVLEDEEGEGEAEEEEGDEGEEAGEDEEEEEEEEYEEEEEEYGDEYEEEEEYDEEYGDEYDEEEDYEEEEEVDEEEEEEGEEEEGEEEGLEEEAEGDEEQGGEELEDEEEEEDDEVSPEPISTSEDEESAVSPDSESDVPVGVTDSDKEVTLPDEDAEKDEEEQDEDETSDDELLSSEDEEGEEELEDDEEDDEDDRLAEGVTDSDDVIAEDTSDDLDLSPIVAGSEDEEDIDQKLAEEEDLSPLPAEDEDLEEDIKAVEDTDEEEDDEELDQSDEDISVASSEHFADDEDDEEDLKDDDLDLDFDKDILEDLKHKDAQDKPDVTKEAIPDDDKEEEEEEAGIPPFTSTDSGVLGDEDDEDDISFETDEDSTGETILSDSYDTTDDEDVDTSSLDEEDEEDEDEDEEDDGVSEILMAAAAAGTFTVQEEAAKTDEDHEEGDELEEAEDEGKTEDAETKETGTTRPAAPEEKDEGKDEEPISKPEKSVDEQEDKKEEYDEDEDEDEKASVDVIKPVPGPEEAAPKTEPTVCPCMHSAKTKEAPTKTAKAKDRETVRTVKTLKTAEKPKKTALPRMAGLPPKIAKIRRFPPFLKETETKKQEQVTDSGQEVHHIVTDNPYPPPTMSAPSAPVLTAHPVHPGAPQTQGIYQQQPPPPPMHPLYAQYQPYQPPLQPVMPPPPDPVQPLQPVQPEAAEEEEKAPAQPEVPTPAVEAEPAEAPVQEPEAAEEDVIAVSTKKGKKTTKAADSDKGQRFFQCVYVPGKNAQYPLRPFTPAMSPTMMSPALRAMLEQQRAARASGQ, encoded by the exons ATGACTGAAGCAGCTGAAG CACGAACATCGACCACTACAACCATGGTCCTCGATCACAAGAACGGAGACGCTGGGGCACCACCTATGCGGGTGTTGAAGAAATCTTTTACAGATGACTTTTACTCTACTTTCAGCTCCCCGCTGGCCTGGATCTTGGTTCTGGCTCTTATCATTACTTGGTCTTGTGTGTTCGTCATTATGTTTGATCTAATGGACTACAAGACCATTTCAG GAGGCCTCAGCAAGATCAGCTCAGACCCCATGAAGGCGGTAAACGATGCCGTGGACGAATCATCAAACATAATCACAGGAATAGTGAAATTTGCTGCCAACTTAATTGCTCCAGACGATGATGAAG tcATAGGAATGCAAGCACAAAAGCAACCACCAATGGCTGAAGTTCTGGAGGATGAAGAGGGGGAGGGAGaggcagaggaagaagaaggagatgAAGGAGAGGAGGCTGGGGAGgacgaagaggaggaggaagaagaggaatatgaggaagaggaggaggagtatGGAGATGAatatgaggaagaggaggagtatGATGAGGAGTATGGAGATGAatatgatgaagaggaggactatgaggaggaagaagaagtagatgaggaggaggaggaagagggggaggaggaggagggggaggaggaggggctgGAGGAAGAGGCCGAAGGAGATGAAGAGCAGGGAGGCGAAGAACTggaggatgaggaagaggaagaggatgatgaAGTTTCTCCTGAACCCATTTCCACTTCTGAGGATGAAGAGTCGGCTGTATCTCCTGATTCTGAGTCTGATGTTCCTGTTGGGGTCACAGACAGTGACAAAGAGGTAACTTTACCCGATGAAGATGCTGAAAAAGACGAAGAAGAACaggatgaagatgaaaccagtgACGATGAACTTCTTTCCAGTGAAGACGAAGAGGGggaggaagagctggaggatgatgaagaagatgatgaagatgatagACTAGCTGAGGGTGTTACTGATAGCGATGATGTCATTGCAGAAGACACTAGCGATGACTTGGATCTTTCTCCTATTGTAGCTGGTAGTGAGGATGAGGAAGATATTGATCAGAAACTGGCAGAGGAAGAAGAtctttctcctcttcctgctgAAGATGAAGACTTGGAAGAAGACATAAAAGCTGTAGAAGACACAGAcgaggaggaagatgatgagGAGCTGGACCAATCAGACGAGGACATCTCTGTTGCATCCTCCGAACACTTTgcagatgatgaagatgatgaagaagacCTTAAAGATGATGACCTTGACCTGGACTTTGACAAAGATATCCTTGAAGACCTTAAACACAAAGATGCTCAAGACAAACCTGATGTCACTAAAGAGGCCATCCCTGATGAtgacaaagaggaagaggaggaggaagctgGCATTCCTCCCTTTACGAGCACAGACAGCGGAGTCTTaggtgatgaagatgatgaggaTGACATTTCCTTTGAAACGGATGAGGACTCCACTGGAGAAACAATCCTGAGTGACTCTTATGACACAACTGATGATGAGGATGTTGATACAAGCTCTTTagatgaggaggatgaagaagatgaggatgaagatgaagaagatgatGGTGTTAGTGAAATCTTGATGGCAG ctgctgctgcaggaacATTTACTGTCCAGGAGGAGGCAGCAAAGACTGATGAAGACCATGAAGAAGGGGATGAGCTCGAAGAGGCTGAAGATGAAGGGAAGACTGAAGACgcagaaacaaaggaaacag GCACCACCCGGCCTGCAGCTCCGGAGGAGAAGGATGAGGGCAAAGATGAAGAGCCAATTTCTAAACCTGAGAAATCTGTAGATGAACAAGAAGACAAGAAAGAGGAGTACGATGAAGACGAAGATGAGGATGAGAAGGCATCGGTGGATGTGATCAAACCTGTTCCTGGACCAGAGGAGGCAGCACCAAAGACAGAACCCACAG TGTGTCCCTGTATGCACTCAGCAAAGACCAAAGAGGCTCCCACTAAGACTGCTAAGGCAAAAG ATCGGGAAACTGTGAGGACTGTAAAGACTCTAAAGACAGCTGAAAAGCCCAAAAAGACAG CTCTTCCCAGAATGGCCGGTCTGCCTCCGAAAATCGCAAAGATCCGAAGATTTCCTCCTTTTCTGAAAG agacagagaccAAAAAGCAAGAACAGGTCACAGACTCTGGACAAGAAG TTCATCACATAGTCACAGACAATCCTTACCCTCCTCCTACCATGTCAG ctcCCTCTGCTCCTGTACTGACCGCCCACCCTGTCCATCCCGGAGCCCCACAGACACAGGGCATTTATCAGCAACAGCCTCCGCCACCACCAATGCATCCACTGTACGCACAGTATCAACCATATCAGCCACCACTTCAGCCTGTGATGCCGCCTCCACCAGATCCAGTTCAGCCACTCCAGCCTGTACAGCCAGAagctgcagaagaagaagaaaaagctccTGCCCAACCTGAGGTCCCGACTCCAGCTGTTGAAGCTGAGCCTGCTGAAGCACCGGTTCAAG AACCAGAGGCTGCTGAGGAGGACGTGATTGCTGTCTCCACAAAGAAAG gaaaaaagacaacaaaggcTGCTGATTCAGACAAAG GGCAGAGATTCTTTCAGTGCGTTTATGTCCCTGGCAAAAATGCCCAGTACCCTTTACGACCTTTCACTCCAGCCATGTCCCCCACCATGATGTCTCCTGCACTCAGAGCCATGTTGGAGCAGCAGAGAGCAGCCAGGGCATCTGGGCAGTAG